Part of the Gammaproteobacteria bacterium genome, GATGTAATCTATTGATTTTAAATGGTGGAGCCGAGGAGGATCGAACTCCCGACCTTCGCATTGCGAACGCGACGCTCTCCCAGCTGAGCTACGGCCCCATGGTGTAGTTGAGGGATTGTTATACTATAATTTGGTGGTATTTGAAAAGCCACTTTTGCATAGGCTTTCCTTGCCATATATCCAGAGAATCATTCTATGACGGATCAAACTACTCGGTTATACCAAGCGCAGCAGATTAAAACCATTGAACAGTTGGCTGTTCCCCAATATGCAGTTTCTGAATTTGAATTGATGGAGAGTGCTGGCTTAGCGGCCTTTCATCTATTGCAGCATTGTTGGCCTGATGCCAGAACACTTGGGGTATTTTGTGGTAAAGGTAATAATGGTGGGGATGGTTATGTCGTGGCGCGGTTGGCCAAGCAGGCAGGGTGGAAGGTTATGGTGTGTCAGGTGGGGGAGGGGACAGGTGAGCCTGTTGCTGCCGAAAAGGCCAGGCTGGCTTGTCAGGCGGCGGGTGTGGAGATAAAGCCTTTTGAGCATTTGTGGCAGCAGCCATTTCAAGCGGATGTGATTGTCGATGCTTTGTTGGGTATTGGTATCAAAGGTGAGGTGAAGGGGAGTTATGCGACAGTCATAGCTGCGATTAATGCGGCACAAAAGCCAGTATTATCTATTGATGTACCTTCGGGTATTGATGCAGATACGGGTCGGGTTTGTGGTGTTGCTGTGCAAGCTAATGTGACCTTGACCTTTATGGCTTTGAAAAGAGGACTGTACACAGGGGCTGCGCCGCAGTATTGCGGGGATTTGCACTATGATGGGTTGCTGCCAGCGATTGAAACATTGTTGGATGAAGTGCCAGCTAGCGCGGTTTTGTTGCATTTGTCTGCTTTGCTGCAGTACCTGGCGCCTCGCAAGAGAGATGCCAATAAGGGCAATTTTGGACATGTTTTGATTATGGGGGGTAATCGTGGCATGGTGGGGGCTGCGAGGATGGCGGGTGAGGCGGCGGCGAGAGTGGGCGCGGGATTGGTGAGTCTTGCGACCTGGCCGGAACATGCGGCGTATATTGCAGCAGCGCGGCCTGAGTTGATGTGCCATGGAGTCACATCCCCTGCAGATTGCGGAGCTTTATTGGCTAGGGCGTCCGTGTTGGTTATAGGGCCGGGTTTGGGGCAGGATAGTTGGGCGCAGCAATTGTGGACTTTAGGCTTATCAGCCGCGCAATTGAAAATTCTGGATGCGGATGCACTAAATCTATTGGCGAAAAATCCTTGCAAGCGTGATGATTGGATTTTAACGCCACATCCGGGAGAAGCGGCGCGCTTATTGAATTGTAGTGTGGCGGATATTCAGGCTGATCGCTTTAAAGCGGCGGCAGAGTTGGCAGAGCGCTATGGTGGTGTGATTGTGTTGAAGGGGGCGGGTACGTTGGTGCAATCAAGTGCTCGAGTTGGTGTTTGCGCGCTGGGCAATCCCGGTATGGCAACAGGTGGCATGGGGGATGTATTAAGCGGGGTGCTTGGCGGATTGGTAGCGCAGGGTTTACCTTTAGAAAATGCTGCGCAGTTAGGCGTAGTATTACATGCAGAAGCAGGTGATAAGGTGGCGCGCGAGCAAGGTGAGCGAGGTATGCTGGCTTTGGATTTGATGCGGGTGCTGCGAATGTTGGTGAATGAAGAGGGTAATTCTTCACCTAAATAACCTATGAGATCATAGCCTCATAGGCTTCTCAAATTTCATAATGATCTAAATTCATAATTTCTTTATTTCTTTCTCGGATTTTTATTAACCGAAACCTATCTGAAAATATGCTTTATTTTCTTCTGTAGCGCTTTTTTAATGTAAATGGATTCAACATTTGAGGCGCCAAGTCCTCTATATTTTAACTTCATCACCAACCTGGGTAGTTCCCCCTTGTTCGCTTAGACCGCAAATATCTGCTCTGAAAAAGTTCTAAATTAACGCCCATTATTCATAACCCACCATTTTTCCCTAAAGTTAGGTGAATTATGAGGCAATTCATGCGCGCGTAATTTCTAGAGGTGCTCTTAATATCTACATAAGATTTTTTAAATATAATTTTAAAAAGCAAAATCCTTAGCATCTCCGCACAAAGAGTATATGTAATGTATGAGCAGCAAAAATCAACTGAAATAAAGGTAGAGTTTCCGCAAGCACGCCATGAAGCGGGTACCCAAACCTTAAGACGAGAGAAAAAAATCAATATCGAAACAATCGAAGATGTGCCGCTTGCACCGTTAGAATCAACGCCTGAAATCGCCTCACCAAGTAGCAGTCCGATAATGACGGATATAATACCGCCAAGAAAGATTGTGATTTCAGTTGGCCAGGCTCTGCTGTTGTCTATCGAGAAAACATGTGAACTTATAAAGGAAAATCTAGAAAGCTTGCGGGATACATTAGATTGGCAAGTTAACAGATATATTAGTGAATTACGTAGCCAGCCTTTATTTTCAGGTAGGCCACAAAATGAGCAGAAAAAAAAGCAAATTCTTATCACCTCAGAAACAGTAGTACACAGATTGGGTGAATTAAGTGACAATTATGATAAATTAAAAGCTAATTTAGAAGAACTAGCCCGTTTGAAGAAATTATACCTATGTGGTGTGGATTCTGAAATTTCTGCAGATGCAATTGAGAAAGAAATCAAGAAATACCAAAATACGGAGTATGAAGTTTCAAAAGATTTTAAAATAACCACTAGCGAAGCCAGTCGCCGATATTTTGAAACCCATTTAGCCTTGGCAACGTTGAAATATAATTTAAACAACATAAACATTTTCAGTTTAATTCATACTTACGAGGATATTTACAATAAATTAGATTACAGATCTCAATTATGGTTGAGTAGAGTCGAGATTGGTGAACCAGATTGGCAAGAAACTACTGATGACAGTGAATACTTAGATTTATTTAAAAAGATACCATTAAATGAATATGCCAGAGAAAAAAAGTTTTCTCTGGCGGAAAAAGATCTGCTGAAATATATTGTTAAAATTGCCTACGCAGCCCCGTTGCTTACTATCCAGGATAAATCAATACCATTAGGCGAAGTATTTACTGAGGGATATTTTGCACATTCTGGCAGAGGCAGAGAATTTAAAGACCAGCATCATCATGTGTCATCCAATAATCTTGGCATATTACAAAGCAGTATGCCTGTGCCGCTGGATGATTTAGTGCGTGCTTCTGAAACCTATCCTTTCTTTAAATCTACAGATAGAGACCGCCCGCAGCCGTCTAGCTTATGGGTTGAACATTGTTCAGCTACGCTGATACACCCGTTTTCATGTTCAATATCCGGCCACTATTTAGGATTACTCAGAGTTTTTTTAGCATTGGAACAAAATAAAAAATTGCGCTTAAAAACTTTAGAACAATTTAAAAACTTTTCGAAGTGTTATGCTTCTATCATATTAGCACATAGTGGTGGACATTCATTCTACGAATTTTTTGCCGTATTAGCACTGGAAAAAATCCGCCAAGGCTTCAGCTTCATATCAGGTTTTGACACATTAAACATGGCGTCTCTTCTTCTGGAAGGTAATGAAAAAGCCTTTGATGAAGCATTGCATAAAACGCTTGTCTACAATAAAGCGCTGCTAAATAAGGCAAAATTGCATCACTCGCTGGATCATTTTCATGTTTATACCCTTTTGTATTCCTCTCTTGAAAAAGCTGTTACAGCAGCATCTTTGACTAGCCAGGAAGCCTATAAAATATACACCAATCCAACCATAGTCGAATTGATAAGAAAGAAGATATTAACTGTGGATGAAATTGTTAACAATCCGCAAATTAGCGAAACTTATACTATCCCAGCCGTAAAAGAAGCTATTGTACGTCAAGAAATAACAGGCGAGGATTTGAAAAAGTTAGCGAAGCTGAAAGCAGAAGGCGTTAATATGGATAGCATTTTTACAGAAATTATTACCTTGCGCCAAAACAGATTTAAACGTTCAAGTCAACTTTTAGGATTGGGAATCTTTCAAGAAGATGGTTTTAACGCTGCTATGGAGTTTTTAAAAAGCGAAGGCGATAGCATTTATTTTGCTGCTTATGATATTGGCCTCAATAAAAAAGATAACATGAAAATTAAACGTTGTGCAAATGGTTATCAGATAATATGTGGGGACATAAGTCAAGCTTTTTGTGCGGGTTTGGATGCAACAGCGAGAGAGAATGTGGTCCAAAGAATATGTGCCTATCTCAGGCTGAAAAAAACTGATCTTACCTCGATACATATTGCAAAGAACGAGCTCGCAGAAACCAAAAAAACACAAGATATTAGTGCTAAAGAATTCAAAACTTTTACTGATCGCTATGGTACTCTTATGGCCTACTGCGGGTTAACCTCACTTGACCAGGTTTATTTGAAATTTTTTCAATTTGCGCAGGATTGTGGTTTGGAGGATAATTTTTTTTATGAAATGTTCTTTCAGAGTCTTTTAATTGAGGCAATGTTGCATAATCAACGTAGCATTGTGGACGATTTTTATTCGTCAAAACAAAATCTCTGTAATATTACTAGCAGCAGTCTTCTAATAGTTTTTCTTAATGGTTGGATTAATGGAAAAACGGGGTTGCTCATGCAGGATGGCGCACTAGACATAACAAAAAAAGTGGAGGCATTCGTCCGTCATTCAATGGTTTTGGATGCAGATCCAAAATTAGTATTGCATACACTTTTAAAGCAAAAACCTAATGGTTCCGATTGGCCGGCAGTTACTATCAGTTTGGTGTTGTTGATGGCAAGAGCATGGTGGAAATACGATGAACTTGATAATGACATCAATGACGAAGTTGGTTGGTATCAAACAAAAGATATCAAAACAAAAATACAATTAGACCAACCACAAAAAGATGCAGAAGATCTTATTAATTACATTGATAGTATGTATTTCAACCAAGATTTAGACACTTGTGTGATATTATGGGAAGCGCTGCGTGAAAACGAAAAACGCAAAACAAAGGATATGAAGGAAAAGGCGCCCAGTCTACAAAAAAATCCAGTAATTGCTGAGATTGAAGAAAAAATATTCTACCATGCAATTGATAGAAAAAAGCCGGAAATTATAGAGCAACTGATGAAAATTAAAACCAGAGATGGTGATACACTGTTTACTTGCGATCATGAGATATATCGATATGCTGTTAAAAGAAAACGCGACGATATTTGTAAATTGTTGCTTCCTGAACCGTCTCAGCAAGCGGATATGGAAGAGGAGGATTTGCAAGTTGTGGGTCAACTGCAAGAACCACAAGACAAGAAAAATGAAAGCGATGATATAATCAGAGTCCGCAGTACGACGCTTGAACGTCTCGGAGATCAGGAGACAATAACAATTCATCAACCTAAAACAGATATGGCCGCAGCGTTAGGCGTTGGGATTTGTTTATTTCAATTACAAGGAAATGATCTTCCACCGCTGCAAGGAACTACTACACAAACTGGAATAAATGCCCCACAAATCGACATCGAGAATTTTGATTTCACCGATCTCGATGAAGGAGATGATTCTGATCCTGAATTTGAATATATGCTCGGGGAGCAAGTAAAACCGTAATTGAATTTGAATTACCTCGATGAGGTAATCGCCTTGCGAGGATTTTGGCTATTTATTTTTTGGGCATAATACTAATTTAAGCATGTCGTGTTAGAGTTTGAACTATTTAGAAAAGTTATTCTTTGCAATTTCCTTTATATTGATTTTTGAGGTTTTTTTATGTTAGAGAAATTAGTAGATAATATGCTCGAAATATCACGTTATAGAATACATTCTTATCAGCGAGGGGTTGGCGCTGGCGTAGATAATTATCCATTGTTTGGTGTATTATTTGAGAATAAATGCGAATTACTATGTGACACTCTGCAAACAATTGAAGCGTTGCTCAAAGGGGTAGAGGAGGTGATTCATCGTAGCCCTGGAGAAATCAAACAGATAAAAGGTGAAGAATATCCAAGTCCGGAAATACCAGCTGAGCTGATTAAGTCTAAAGAGAATGTTATTAATAAATTAACACCACTCTATCGAGAAACGCTAAGCATTTTTTTAAACTATAAATTATCTTTGCTAAAAGATTTAGGGTTGCAGGAACTAAAACATACGAGTAAGTTATTTGTTGATAAGATGAGTAGGGCATATAGAAGTAATTTTTGGGAAGAAAAATCAAAAATTACTTCGTTATCAGAGTTGAGTTACGATAAATTTTCAGAAGAATTGAATAAAATTTTAAATGAGCTGCATAAGAAAAATTTTGAGAATTTCAAAAAGCAGAAGCTGCCGATTGATGAAAAAGTTCCATCAAAAAAATTCCGATAGTCAATTCAGTAGAGACATTCCTCTTTCAAGTTTTTTTGGATCGTTGGGTTTTTCTTTTGCTGAAATTTCCAGCAATATTGTCGGCGATATAGAGCGACGCCATACCGATAATGCCCCCCAGAATCACATTTTCTACGCGTTCTAAGGCGATCTGTGGCGTAGCAGTCGCAAGATAAGATGCCAATGCGATAAAAAAACACCGACAAGTAAAAGCGACACGATAAGTTTTAAAAGTCACGAGTGACATCATCACTGCTAAGACGGCGATGGAGTAAGTGACGATATTTTTAGGTAAAAACTGCCCTACAAAAAACCCTAAGGGTACCCCGATGAAAAGACCAATCAAGCGGTCTTGTATCTTCTTTTTTGAACTACTTAAATCTGCAGTAATCACTGCAGCAGTAGACCATATGACCCATTCGCCATGGGGAATCGGTTTATAAATAACAATACTTGCTGCAATTAATATCCCGAAAAAAATCGCTGCCGCTTGTTTTACCCAGTTCTCCTCTATTTTTCCCCAGGCTTCACCGTGTAAAATGCGCTGTGTTAATGATTTAAATTCAAGGCCAGAAGGATCATTGCTTAATTTAGAATCAGCCAGTGCATGCATTACGATGACCAACACCATGTTAGTGAGTAAGGCAATCGGCATTAACAACACAAATTGTCTGTAAACATGAGTGATAGCCGTGTGTTGCAAGCTTTCATGTAATTCGCAGGACAAATAAACTGCTGGGATAAAAATAAAATTAGCTAAACTGCGCAAATTAGAGTCATAGCGAGTAAAATAAATAACGCCAAAGGCAATGGCGGCAGTAAAGAAAGCGAACAAATACGGTATTTGAAAGGTAAAAAACAGTAAGGTAAAACATAGCCATATGAGTACAAACTGTAGTAGGGCTAAGTAAAGGCCGGTATGGTTGCGAGCAATGGGAACAAAAAGGGAAATTGTAACTAGCCCAACGTTAAATAATAAAGGCTCATGAAACCACAAATAGCCGATCAATATAGGTACCAGGGATAATATGCCCAGTATGAGGCTATTCCATTTGATTTCCTGTTTGATTTGATTAAAATGCATGGGTGCTTGTTATGTCAGTTTTAATTGTGTTGCCAAATAAGATAATCATATTTTCCTACAAAAAAACTGATAGTTAAAGCAAATATTTCTTCTTTAATGTTAGAAAAACTAACCAATAATCAACTTATGCTCGCCACAAAAATCCTGAAAAAATACCTGCCGGATGAATTTTCCATGACTGCTATGGGTAAATTGTTAGCCAAAGCCATGGCTAACCATGGCGCTGGCGCTTTGATTTTTTTGCAAGGCGAATTAGGTGCAGGAAAGACCACGCTGGTGCGGGGATTTTTGCAGGGTTTAGGCTATTTAGGCCGGGTTAAAAGTCCCACTTATACTCTGGTAGAATCCTATCAAGTAGGGGATGTTAGCGTGTATCATTTCGACTTTTACCGCATTAATGCTCAAGAAGAGCTGGAATTTATTGGTCTCAATGATTATTTTAGCGAGGGCGCAATTTGTCTTGTGGAATGGCCGGAGCTTGCACAAGGCTGGTTGCCTGCGCCTGATTTGGTGCTGCATATTGCAGTGCCTGATGAGGGGCGAAATCTGGAAGTAGAAGCGGTGAGCAAGTTTGGCCAACAGATTATGGAGCATCTAAGGCATGCAGCAAAGGCATTGTAAGAAGGGTTATCGCCATTGGTTATTGGGAGTCGCCCTGCTAAGTGTTTTTATGTTGACCTGGGGTAACACTGCCAAGAATACCAAGGTACATGCCTCGCCGGTTGAAAAATCCAGTCAAGCCAAGAGAAAGCAGGCCAAAGCTAAGCCAGCTGTTATGCGTTCTTTGGTTGTGGTGATTGACCCAGGACATGGTGGAAAAGACCCAGGCGCTACCGGCGTAGCTGGTAATAAAGAAAAAAACGTGGTGTTGGCTATTTCTAAAATTTTGTCTCGGGAGCTGGTGCGCCAATCCGGGGCGCGGGTATTTTTGACCAGGTCGCGTGATGAGTTTATTCCACTGCGGCAAAGATTAGCTATTGCCCGGCGTTATAAAGCGGACTTATTTATCGCAGTACATGCCGATGCAGCTTTTCAAAATACCACTGCGAATGGGGCTTCAGTGTTTGCCCTATCTGAACGCGGCGCTACCAGTGAAATGGCCAGGTGGCTGGCGGAAAAGGAAAATCAGTCTGAGTTAGTCGATGGGGTGTTTGTCAATAAAGATCAGATGCTGCGTTCAGTACTGCTGGATTTGTCGCAGACCCACACCATTAGAGTCAGTCTGGAAATGGGTCAAAATATTTTGAATCAATTGAGTACAATGACGGATTTACATTATACCCAAGTGGAGCAGGCGGCTTTTGTGGTGTTAAAGTCGCCGGATATTCCTTCCTTGCTGGTAGAAACAGGGTATCTATCGAATCCACAACAGGAGAAACAGCTAGTCAATCCGGCCTACCAACAGAAACTTGCCGCCGCCATTGCAAAAGGCGTTAAAGCCTATTTTGAGCGCCATCCGCCGCAGGCTGTCTAAATAGCGTGTTATGCGTTATAATGTAAGACTGTCTGTCATTACTTATGGCGTCAAGGATGACAAACCATAACGAAACGGCATGGTGTAGTTTTTATCACCATTTTCACTCAACTCAACCACAAGGATAGAGGTAAAAACTGTGAAAAAATCCAAGAAAGGGCAGGGAAGCCCTGAGTTAGATTTCGTTCCCGAAAATATTGAAGAATTAAAAGCCATAGAGGCAGAAGCAGAACCCGAGGATGCGGAGTTAGAGATCGGGGAAGCTGCAGAAGAGGTGCTTCTAGAAGAAGAGCTGCCCAAAGCACGTGAACGATCTAATCATAGCGCGCATTCGCGAGATCCTACGCAAATTTATCTGAGTGAAATTGGCTATGTGCCATTGATGAGTCCTGAAGAGGAGCTTAAGGTCGCGCATTTGGCAGTTAAAGGCGAAATGAAGGCGCGTGCGCGTATGATAGAAAGCAATTTGCGCCTAGTGGTAAAAATTGCCCGACATTATCTGGGTCGTGGTTTGTTATTCCTGGATTTGATCGAAGAAGGTAATCTAGGATTAATGCATGCGGTGGAAAAATTTGATCCTGATTTAGGTTTTCGTTTTTCTACCTATGCCACTTGGTGGATACGCCAAGCCATTGAGCGCGCCATCATGAATCAGCGTCGTACGATTCGCCTACCGATTCACAAAATCAAAGAATTAAATACTTATTTGCGTGCTGCGCGTCAATTAACGCAGGTCTTAGATCATGAGCCTACCTGTGAAGAGATTGCTGCCGAGGTGGATAAGCCTTTAGAAGATATCCGTTATATGTTGGAATTGAGCAAGGATACTACGTCCATTGATGTGCCTTTAGCAAAGGACACGGAAAAATCACTAGCAGAAACCTTGGTTGATGAACGCAATGTCGATCCAGGAACGCTGTTAGAAGATGAAGATATGGAAGAGCATGTGCACCTTTGGTTTGAGCAGCTTTTGCCAAAACAGCAGGAAATTTTAGCGCGGCGGTTTGGGTTATATGGTTATGAAAAAGCCACACTTGAAGAGGTAGGTAAAGCGGTGGGTTTGACGCGGGAACGGGTGCGGCAGATTCAGATTGAGGCGATTAAGCGCTTGCATGATATTGTGATGGAGCAGGGGTTTGGGGGTGATGAAGTGTAGGTTTGGGAGTTTCTTTCTTTCCTTGGCTACAGAAGCCTTGATTAAGCACTTTCCTGTTGCTGTGGGCATAGGTGTTAGGTAAAGCACTATAACTCCCTCTCCCACAAGGGGAGAGGGGATACAGTGCTTAACCTGACGCTTATGCCCACAAGGGGAGAGGATGCAGTGCTTAACTTGACGCCTATGCCACAAAGGAAAGAAGTTACAGTATACCTCCCGTTGAATTTTCTCCAAACGTCCCTATGTTCTAAAAAACACTCACTAGTGTCTAAAAACAAATCCATCCAAGAGGTAGATCCCCCATGACAACCCCAGAACAACAGGAAACTTTAAGTTTTCAGGCCGAAGTCAAACAGCTGTTACATTTAGTCACCCACGCTTTATACAGCAATAAAGAAATTTTCCTGCGTGAATTGATTTCCAATGCTTCGGATGCCGCCGATAAACTGCGCTTTGAGGCATTAGGGGATTCAGCACTGTTTGAAAATGATCCAGAACTAAAAATTCATATCAGTTTTGATAAAGAAAAACGAACTATCACGATAAAAGATAACGGCATTGGCATGAACCGCGAAGAAGTGATAGAAAATTTAGGCACTATCGCTAAATCCGGTACCC contains:
- the tsaE gene encoding tRNA (adenosine(37)-N6)-threonylcarbamoyltransferase complex ATPase subunit type 1 TsaE, whose amino-acid sequence is MLEKLTNNQLMLATKILKKYLPDEFSMTAMGKLLAKAMANHGAGALIFLQGELGAGKTTLVRGFLQGLGYLGRVKSPTYTLVESYQVGDVSVYHFDFYRINAQEELEFIGLNDYFSEGAICLVEWPELAQGWLPAPDLVLHIAVPDEGRNLEVEAVSKFGQQIMEHLRHAAKAL
- a CDS encoding FUSC family protein produces the protein MHFNQIKQEIKWNSLILGILSLVPILIGYLWFHEPLLFNVGLVTISLFVPIARNHTGLYLALLQFVLIWLCFTLLFFTFQIPYLFAFFTAAIAFGVIYFTRYDSNLRSLANFIFIPAVYLSCELHESLQHTAITHVYRQFVLLMPIALLTNMVLVIVMHALADSKLSNDPSGLEFKSLTQRILHGEAWGKIEENWVKQAAAIFFGILIAASIVIYKPIPHGEWVIWSTAAVITADLSSSKKKIQDRLIGLFIGVPLGFFVGQFLPKNIVTYSIAVLAVMMSLVTFKTYRVAFTCRCFFIALASYLATATPQIALERVENVILGGIIGMASLYIADNIAGNFSKRKTQRSKKT
- a CDS encoding NAD(P)H-hydrate dehydratase → MTDQTTRLYQAQQIKTIEQLAVPQYAVSEFELMESAGLAAFHLLQHCWPDARTLGVFCGKGNNGGDGYVVARLAKQAGWKVMVCQVGEGTGEPVAAEKARLACQAAGVEIKPFEHLWQQPFQADVIVDALLGIGIKGEVKGSYATVIAAINAAQKPVLSIDVPSGIDADTGRVCGVAVQANVTLTFMALKRGLYTGAAPQYCGDLHYDGLLPAIETLLDEVPASAVLLHLSALLQYLAPRKRDANKGNFGHVLIMGGNRGMVGAARMAGEAAARVGAGLVSLATWPEHAAYIAAARPELMCHGVTSPADCGALLARASVLVIGPGLGQDSWAQQLWTLGLSAAQLKILDADALNLLAKNPCKRDDWILTPHPGEAARLLNCSVADIQADRFKAAAELAERYGGVIVLKGAGTLVQSSARVGVCALGNPGMATGGMGDVLSGVLGGLVAQGLPLENAAQLGVVLHAEAGDKVAREQGERGMLALDLMRVLRMLVNEEGNSSPK
- the rpoS gene encoding RNA polymerase sigma factor RpoS; amino-acid sequence: MKKSKKGQGSPELDFVPENIEELKAIEAEAEPEDAELEIGEAAEEVLLEEELPKARERSNHSAHSRDPTQIYLSEIGYVPLMSPEEELKVAHLAVKGEMKARARMIESNLRLVVKIARHYLGRGLLFLDLIEEGNLGLMHAVEKFDPDLGFRFSTYATWWIRQAIERAIMNQRRTIRLPIHKIKELNTYLRAARQLTQVLDHEPTCEEIAAEVDKPLEDIRYMLELSKDTTSIDVPLAKDTEKSLAETLVDERNVDPGTLLEDEDMEEHVHLWFEQLLPKQQEILARRFGLYGYEKATLEEVGKAVGLTRERVRQIQIEAIKRLHDIVMEQGFGGDEV